In Porites lutea chromosome 7, jaPorLute2.1, whole genome shotgun sequence, a single window of DNA contains:
- the LOC140943197 gene encoding tumor necrosis factor-like yields the protein MKFLVIIVASVCANLNFCQAVTVSGNHDQNSNKPSAHIEAVSRGELTYQANQLIKDWNANATNSHLAGGMKYHDGKLTVPTTGRYYIYLQIYYHSTGRIQVRVNGRVRTMIQIPVPEKSVHGTAYAGGIFNLIAGDVITIYSIRNNCKLYMWSFHTYFGAYLIE from the exons ATGAAGTTCTTGGTTATCATTGTTGCTTCGGTTTGTGCCAACCTGAATTTTTGCCAAGCAGTAACCGTTTCAGGAAATCATGATCAA AATTCAAACAAGCCATCTGCTCACATCGAAGCTGTAAGCAGAGGAGAACTGACCTATCAAGCCAACCAAC TGATTAAAGACTGGAATGCCAATGCCACGAACAGCCATCTTGCTGGAGGGATGAAGTACCACGATGGAAAACTGACTGTGCCTACCACTGGACGGTACTATATTTACCTGCAGATCTACTATCACAGCACTGGAAGGATCCAAGTGAGAGTGAACGGCCGTGTGCGAACAATGATTCAGATCCCTGTCCCAGAAAAAAGTGTCCACGGTACCGCGTACGCAGGAGGGATTTTCAACCTGATTGCTGGTGACGTCATTACGATTTATTCGATCAGAAACAACTGCAAACTTTACATGTGGAGCTTCCACACCTACTTTGGCGCGTATTTGATTGAATAA